From one Methylomonas paludis genomic stretch:
- a CDS encoding DUF2058 domain-containing protein, whose product MKKPQTLSLQDQLLKAGLANETKAKQVKADKRKQGKLQRNQGVEVVDEIKLDLEQARVQQAERDRELNQLRKQAEEHKALLAQIKQMVEQNSLAQDANGVAYQFTDGSKVKSVYVPEKTRTGLIEGRAGIIKLENAYHIVPRETAEKIAERDAGSVLVLNAASVENGLDDPYAEFQVPDDLIW is encoded by the coding sequence ATGAAAAAACCGCAAACATTATCTCTGCAAGATCAATTACTGAAAGCCGGTCTGGCTAATGAAACCAAAGCCAAGCAGGTTAAGGCCGACAAGCGTAAACAGGGCAAGCTGCAGCGTAATCAGGGCGTGGAAGTGGTGGATGAGATCAAACTGGATTTGGAACAGGCCCGTGTTCAGCAGGCGGAACGTGACCGGGAACTGAATCAATTACGTAAACAAGCCGAGGAACACAAGGCTTTGTTGGCGCAAATCAAGCAAATGGTGGAGCAAAACAGTCTGGCACAAGACGCTAATGGCGTGGCTTACCAGTTTACTGACGGCAGCAAGGTGAAAAGTGTTTATGTGCCGGAAAAAACCCGCACCGGTTTGATTGAGGGCCGAGCCGGGATTATCAAGCTGGAGAATGCTTATCATATTGTACCCAGGGAGACTGCCGAGAAAATTGCGGAGCGGGATGCGGGGAGTGTGCTGGTGTTGAATGCGGCTAGTGTGGAGAACGGCCTGGATGATCCTTATGCGGAGTTTCAGGTGCCGGATGATTTGATCTGGTAA
- a CDS encoding outer membrane protein assembly factor BamD, with product MRLLLVKTVFIAILAWMLQGCETLNFFSSKETPANKEDEYAGWDEKKFLDKANESLEGKSYQKAVTLYEALEARYPFGDFAPQAQLNVAYAYYKNDDPEAAIAAADRFIKTHPRNASVDYAYYLKGLVNYNRGIGFIDRFLPTDSSQRDPGSARDSYDNFQELLRRFPNTRYAEDARLRMIALRNNLAMYEIHVADFYMRRHAYEAAVNRGNYVIKEYQRTPAVPIALQIMKEGYLKMGLNELAADVDRVFKLNYPNGTAIADYKDDSAIQKLWDTLGLDTH from the coding sequence ATGCGATTACTTTTAGTAAAAACTGTTTTTATCGCCATTTTGGCCTGGATGCTGCAAGGCTGTGAAACGCTTAATTTCTTCTCCAGCAAGGAGACGCCGGCCAACAAAGAAGATGAATACGCAGGCTGGGACGAGAAAAAATTTCTCGACAAAGCCAATGAATCACTGGAAGGCAAAAGCTACCAAAAAGCTGTGACTTTGTATGAAGCCCTGGAAGCACGTTATCCGTTTGGGGATTTTGCGCCACAAGCCCAATTGAATGTGGCTTACGCCTATTATAAAAATGATGATCCGGAAGCGGCGATTGCAGCTGCAGACCGCTTCATTAAAACTCATCCGCGCAACGCCAGTGTAGATTATGCTTATTATCTAAAAGGCTTGGTTAATTATAATCGCGGTATCGGTTTTATTGATCGTTTTTTACCCACCGACTCTTCTCAACGTGATCCTGGCAGCGCCCGTGACTCTTATGATAACTTTCAGGAGCTGTTGCGCCGCTTTCCCAACACAAGATATGCTGAAGATGCCCGATTGCGTATGATTGCCTTACGCAACAATTTGGCCATGTATGAAATACATGTGGCTGACTTTTACATGCGCCGCCATGCTTACGAGGCCGCGGTTAACCGCGGCAATTACGTTATCAAGGAATATCAGCGGACGCCGGCGGTACCGATAGCCTTACAAATCATGAAAGAGGGTTATCTAAAGATGGGCCTGAATGAGCTGGCTGCCGATGTTGATCGAGTTTTTAAACTGAATTACCCCAATGGCACTGCCATAGCCGATTATAAGGATGACAGCGCCATCCAGAAGCTTTGGGATACTTTAGGGCTGGATACCCATTGA
- the pgeF gene encoding peptidoglycan editing factor PgeF, which yields MNWIKPDWPLPAHIHAAVTLRSGGVSTGAYASLNPATHVNDDAGHVLANRQIIRDMLKLPAEPVWLQQVHGVNVIKADTSCGLVQADASYTDQAGVVCAVLTADCLPLLLCGDQGKVIATAHAGWRGLQAGVIQQTLQSMKCSHVQVWLGPAIGPEHFEVGADVRDAFLETLSGAHTAFRDTHGGKWLADIYQLARIILSAHGITDIYGGDRCTVADPLSFYSYRRDGAQTGRMASLIWRD from the coding sequence ATGAACTGGATTAAACCGGACTGGCCATTGCCGGCACATATTCATGCCGCCGTTACCTTGCGCAGCGGCGGTGTCAGCACAGGTGCATATGCCAGCCTGAATCCGGCGACCCACGTTAATGATGATGCCGGGCATGTGCTGGCCAATAGGCAAATCATCCGGGATATGCTGAAACTCCCCGCTGAGCCGGTCTGGTTGCAGCAAGTGCATGGGGTAAACGTCATTAAAGCTGATACCAGTTGCGGTTTGGTGCAGGCAGATGCCAGTTATACCGATCAGGCCGGTGTTGTTTGTGCGGTATTGACTGCCGATTGTCTGCCGCTACTGCTTTGCGGTGATCAGGGCAAGGTAATAGCAACCGCTCATGCCGGTTGGCGGGGCTTGCAGGCCGGGGTCATTCAGCAGACCCTGCAGTCGATGAAATGTAGTCATGTTCAAGTCTGGTTAGGTCCGGCTATAGGCCCGGAACATTTTGAAGTGGGTGCTGATGTCAGAGATGCTTTTCTGGAAACCCTGTCTGGAGCCCACACCGCTTTTCGTGATACGCATGGCGGCAAATGGCTGGCGGACATTTATCAATTGGCGCGTATCATCCTTAGCGCTCATGGTATTACAGACATTTATGGCGGCGACCGGTGCACGGTGGCGGACCCCCTGAGTTTTTATTCCTATCGCCGCGATGGTGCACAAACCGGTCGCATGGCCAGTCTGATCTGGAGAGATTAA
- a CDS encoding peroxiredoxin — protein sequence MSVLVGKQAPDFTVPAVLADGQIVDSFSFSETTKGKYAVVFFYPLDFTFVCPSELIALDHRIDEFTSRGVEVIGVSIDSHFTHNAWRNTPVNAGGIGPVRYTLAADIKHEIAKDYDVESAGGVAYRGSFLIDKAGVVRHQVVNDLPLGRNFDELLRTIDALQFHEEHGEVCPAGWKKGDAGMNANPAGVAEYLTKNADKL from the coding sequence ATGAGCGTTTTAGTAGGTAAGCAAGCACCTGATTTTACAGTTCCAGCAGTTTTGGCTGACGGCCAGATCGTTGACTCTTTCAGTTTTTCCGAAACAACCAAAGGTAAATACGCTGTAGTATTTTTCTATCCGCTGGATTTTACCTTTGTCTGCCCTAGCGAACTGATCGCACTGGATCACCGTATAGACGAATTCACCAGCCGTGGCGTAGAAGTAATTGGTGTGTCCATAGATTCACATTTTACTCACAACGCATGGCGTAATACCCCTGTCAACGCAGGTGGTATCGGCCCTGTCCGTTACACCCTGGCCGCAGACATAAAACACGAAATTGCCAAAGATTACGACGTTGAATCTGCAGGCGGCGTTGCTTACCGTGGCAGCTTCCTGATAGACAAAGCCGGTGTGGTACGTCATCAAGTGGTTAACGATTTACCACTGGGCCGTAATTTTGACGAATTACTGCGTACTATTGATGCCCTGCAATTCCACGAAGAACACGGCGAAGTTTGCCCAGCAGGCTGGAAAAAAGGCGATGCCGGCATGAACGCCAACCCTGCCGGTGTTGCAGAGTATTTGACCAAAAATGCTGACAAGCTTTAA
- the rluD gene encoding 23S rRNA pseudouridine(1911/1915/1917) synthase RluD produces the protein MTILTARVPEELAGMRLDQCLAELFPDYSRSKLQLWIKAGRVQVDGVALKGREKLDGGEEIELDAEAEVVLENDAEDIPLQIIYEDQAILIVNKPAGLVVHPAVGNWHGTLVNALLNHDPNLNILPRAGIVHRIDKETSGLLMIAKTLQAHHSLVEQLQARSIVREYLALVKGWMTAGGSVDEPIGRHPVDRKRNTVRRDGKEAVTHYRLEQRFKRHTLIRVKLETGRTHQIRVHMTHINYPLVGDQVYGGRFQMPADCSPELAEALRNFKRQALHATKLGLEHPETGEYMEWELEMPADMQYLLKVLAENELD, from the coding sequence ATGACGATATTAACAGCAAGGGTTCCTGAGGAACTGGCCGGCATGCGCCTGGATCAGTGCCTGGCGGAACTATTCCCAGACTATTCGCGCAGCAAGCTGCAACTCTGGATCAAGGCCGGCCGGGTGCAGGTGGATGGTGTGGCTCTGAAAGGCCGCGAGAAACTGGATGGCGGCGAAGAAATCGAACTGGATGCTGAAGCGGAAGTGGTTCTGGAAAATGATGCCGAAGATATTCCCCTGCAAATTATTTACGAAGATCAGGCCATCTTAATTGTCAATAAACCCGCCGGATTGGTCGTGCATCCCGCCGTCGGTAACTGGCATGGCACGCTGGTTAACGCGCTGCTGAATCACGATCCTAATCTGAATATCCTGCCCAGGGCAGGTATTGTGCACCGGATAGACAAAGAAACCAGCGGCTTGCTGATGATAGCCAAAACCTTGCAGGCCCATCACAGCCTGGTCGAACAGCTTCAGGCGCGCAGCATTGTCCGAGAATACCTGGCCTTGGTCAAAGGCTGGATGACCGCAGGTGGTAGTGTCGATGAACCCATAGGCCGGCATCCGGTTGACCGTAAACGCAATACCGTCCGCCGTGACGGCAAGGAAGCGGTAACCCATTATCGGCTGGAACAACGCTTCAAACGCCACACCCTGATTCGCGTCAAACTTGAGACTGGTCGCACCCATCAGATCAGAGTGCACATGACCCATATCAATTATCCTCTGGTAGGCGATCAAGTTTATGGTGGTCGGTTTCAAATGCCGGCTGATTGCAGCCCGGAACTGGCCGAAGCCTTGCGTAATTTCAAACGTCAGGCGCTGCACGCCACCAAACTGGGTTTGGAACATCCCGAAACCGGTGAATATATGGAATGGGAATTAGAGATGCCGGCAGATATGCAATATCTGTTAAAAGTCCTGGCTGAAAATGAACTGGATTAA
- the recC gene encoding exodeoxyribonuclease V subunit gamma translates to MFILHSSNKTENLVGHLVAVLKSAPLASPFAQEVFLIQSQGMERWLSQQLAEHFQVWANFKYLFPGAFFNNLTTQLHENAAEDSRAFDRQFLVWQFDKLLRDLDGDVFQPLQVFLSGDNLELKRYQLAQQLANLYDQYQLLRPDVLDNWQQGHCRDQSDTVAWQCRLWQMLTAEIGPQHRGELWRQSIKLLQQARPAQYARILPERVSVFGINHMPPLLLSYLQALSQHCDVHLYIFNPVQEYWADLPSKHLQKQLADFNGHPLLVSLGQQGREFQQLLLEQAQFHFEPSSFEVSPAASNLQHLQNDILTNQSPDLQLSRDGTISIHSCHSRLREVQVLKNQLLEILEQQPDIALRDIVVMAPDIQCYAPFISAVFADIQHAIADRSLRIVNACLSSLLGFLKLSQSRFGWQSVLDLLEQPVVYRNFGLNQDDMELIRYWISDTQVRWGKSADHLQSLGLPPLAQNTWQAALARLFMGYAVGSEHDFVAGVLPYPDIEGSSSQALGGLNDFLQLLFQASSESQAAHSLLHWHTLLSNYTDRLFSNIDPVERQPLNDLLSELAELAEIHQPAVNLAVVLAWINGRLDESISANGFLRGQLTFCAMLPMRSIPFQVIALLGMNDGEFPRIQRNPGFDLLAQQPRLGDRSRRADDRYQFLEILLSARRQLIITYIGQSQQDNSRLPPSVIVTELLEVLQSAYQLHDLVIDHPLHPFSVRYFDNSRSRLFSYAENDYATACCLNAEPVAQQPWWQGVVPLAESQTIAISDLFDFYRHPQRFFLQQLGVRMPQWAAEPEEREPFQLDGLSRYAIQQQWIAEILQGGDLQLSKLQAQGLWLPGTLGEIVWQREQPKMQDFAEQIRQLGLGPAQPGLVIDLRLGRFHLVGKLEHIYANASLFYRYSKLKGKDLICAWLHHLIINQIQRQNTYLLSQDHSLVFPAELGNEELLLGLLAVYIQGLQRPDGFFTEAAFNYVQQKNTDAALSKVIAQVKEQIDNGYEPDISQLLAGRSLEEVFNNEFADLCQTLIAPAWSAANGNV, encoded by the coding sequence ATGTTTATTCTGCACAGTTCAAATAAAACTGAAAATCTGGTCGGACATCTGGTCGCGGTGCTCAAATCCGCACCGTTGGCTAGCCCATTTGCTCAGGAAGTGTTTCTAATTCAAAGTCAGGGTATGGAGCGCTGGCTATCCCAGCAATTAGCCGAACATTTTCAGGTTTGGGCCAATTTTAAATATTTGTTTCCAGGGGCATTTTTTAATAACTTAACCACACAATTGCATGAAAATGCCGCTGAGGATAGCCGGGCTTTTGACCGTCAGTTTCTGGTCTGGCAGTTCGATAAACTGCTGCGCGATTTGGATGGTGACGTTTTTCAGCCTTTGCAGGTGTTTTTGAGTGGCGATAATCTTGAACTGAAACGTTATCAGTTAGCCCAGCAATTGGCCAATCTATACGATCAATACCAATTGTTGCGTCCGGATGTGCTGGATAACTGGCAACAAGGCCATTGCCGGGATCAATCAGATACCGTTGCCTGGCAATGCCGGCTTTGGCAAATGCTCACAGCCGAAATTGGTCCGCAACATCGTGGCGAATTATGGCGACAAAGCATTAAGCTGTTACAGCAGGCTAGACCGGCCCAGTATGCCAGAATCCTGCCGGAACGAGTTTCGGTGTTTGGCATCAATCACATGCCGCCCTTATTATTATCCTATCTGCAAGCCTTGTCGCAGCATTGTGACGTGCATTTATACATTTTCAATCCGGTTCAGGAATATTGGGCGGATTTACCCAGTAAACACCTACAAAAACAATTGGCCGATTTTAACGGCCATCCCTTGCTGGTCAGCTTGGGACAGCAAGGCCGCGAGTTTCAACAATTGTTGCTGGAACAGGCACAATTTCATTTTGAGCCCAGCAGTTTTGAAGTCAGTCCTGCCGCCAGCAATCTGCAACATCTGCAAAACGATATTCTCACCAACCAAAGTCCGGATCTACAGCTCAGCAGAGACGGCACTATCAGTATTCATAGCTGTCATTCACGTTTGCGCGAAGTACAGGTACTCAAAAATCAGCTGCTGGAGATTCTGGAACAGCAGCCGGATATCGCCTTGCGTGATATTGTGGTGATGGCCCCGGATATTCAATGCTACGCGCCATTTATCAGTGCGGTATTTGCCGATATCCAGCACGCCATAGCCGATCGCAGCCTGCGTATCGTCAATGCCTGTTTGAGCAGTTTGTTAGGGTTTTTAAAGCTATCGCAAAGCCGTTTTGGCTGGCAAAGCGTGTTGGATTTGCTGGAACAGCCAGTGGTATACAGAAATTTTGGTCTGAATCAGGATGATATGGAGCTGATACGTTATTGGATCAGCGATACCCAGGTCCGCTGGGGAAAGTCCGCCGATCACCTGCAAAGCCTGGGCTTACCGCCGCTGGCACAAAATACCTGGCAGGCGGCGCTGGCGCGTTTGTTTATGGGCTATGCGGTGGGTAGTGAGCATGATTTTGTTGCAGGCGTGTTACCTTATCCCGACATCGAAGGTTCGTCCAGTCAGGCCTTGGGCGGACTTAACGATTTCTTGCAACTGCTGTTTCAGGCTAGTAGCGAATCGCAGGCGGCGCATAGCCTGTTGCATTGGCATACCTTATTAAGTAATTATACCGACCGGCTGTTCAGTAATATCGATCCAGTGGAACGCCAGCCGCTCAATGACTTGCTGAGTGAATTGGCCGAACTGGCCGAGATTCATCAGCCGGCAGTGAATCTGGCCGTGGTGTTAGCCTGGATTAATGGCCGGCTGGATGAAAGTATTTCTGCCAATGGCTTTTTGCGCGGCCAATTGACTTTTTGCGCCATGCTGCCGATGCGATCCATTCCGTTTCAGGTCATAGCCCTGCTGGGCATGAATGACGGCGAATTTCCGCGCATCCAGCGCAATCCCGGTTTCGATCTGCTCGCCCAACAGCCCAGACTGGGCGACCGCTCCCGGCGTGCCGATGATCGATATCAATTTCTGGAAATTCTGCTTTCAGCTCGCCGCCAGCTTATCATTACTTATATCGGCCAGTCACAGCAGGACAATAGCCGGTTGCCGCCTTCGGTGATCGTCACTGAGTTACTTGAAGTGTTGCAAAGTGCTTATCAATTACATGATCTGGTCATCGACCATCCTTTGCATCCGTTTAGCGTCCGGTATTTTGACAACAGTCGGTCGCGCTTATTCAGTTATGCCGAGAATGACTATGCCACGGCTTGCTGCTTAAATGCCGAGCCAGTGGCGCAGCAGCCCTGGTGGCAAGGTGTGGTGCCGCTCGCAGAATCACAAACCATTGCCATAAGCGATTTATTCGATTTTTATCGGCACCCCCAGCGTTTCTTTTTGCAACAACTGGGGGTACGCATGCCGCAATGGGCTGCAGAGCCTGAAGAACGAGAGCCGTTCCAACTGGATGGCTTAAGCCGCTACGCCATTCAGCAGCAATGGATAGCCGAAATTCTGCAGGGCGGCGATTTGCAATTGAGCAAATTACAGGCGCAAGGACTGTGGTTGCCGGGAACTTTGGGCGAAATCGTCTGGCAGCGTGAACAGCCCAAAATGCAGGATTTTGCCGAGCAGATCAGGCAATTAGGCTTGGGCCCAGCCCAACCCGGTTTGGTCATCGATCTGCGTTTGGGCCGCTTTCATTTGGTCGGTAAGCTGGAGCATATTTATGCCAACGCCAGCTTGTTTTATCGGTACAGTAAATTGAAAGGCAAAGACTTAATCTGTGCGTGGCTGCATCATTTAATTATCAATCAAATCCAGCGGCAAAATACCTATTTACTTAGCCAGGATCATAGCTTGGTGTTTCCTGCCGAATTAGGTAACGAAGAACTGTTACTCGGTCTGTTAGCTGTTTATATACAGGGTCTGCAGCGTCCCGATGGATTTTTCACTGAAGCAGCATTCAACTATGTTCAGCAGAAAAATACCGATGCCGCTCTTAGCAAAGTTATTGCTCAGGTTAAGGAACAGATCGACAATGGTTATGAACCGGACATCAGCCAGTTATTGGCAGGTCGGTCACTGGAAGAAGTGTTCAACAACGAGTTTGCCGATTTGTGCCAAACTCTGATCGCGCCAGCTTGGAGTGCCGCCAATGGAAATGTATGA
- a CDS encoding ZIP family metal transporter — protein MSLLVLIVLFTAFGGILSVLAASLFLLLSESSQEKLLPHGISFATGALLTGAFCGLIPHAFAEVAVKDIPSVSATILLGILLFFVLEKLLVWRHCHSHACEAHGEESHTHHGGAQHVSTRPHTAGVFIILGDSIHNFVDGVLIAAAFLTDVQLGIVTSLAVAAHEIPQEVGDFAILLHSGYTKAKALLYNVLSSLATVVGGLLGWLSLGDLHGILPYFLSLAASSFIYIAVADLIPTLHQKTDLKTSLQQIGFILAGVALIWIMQDIAHRFEA, from the coding sequence TTGAGTTTATTGGTATTGATTGTTTTATTTACAGCATTTGGCGGCATACTTAGCGTATTGGCAGCCAGTCTGTTTTTATTGTTGTCGGAGTCATCCCAGGAAAAGTTATTGCCGCACGGCATCAGTTTTGCCACAGGCGCTTTATTAACCGGGGCTTTCTGCGGCCTGATACCCCATGCCTTTGCCGAAGTAGCCGTCAAGGATATCCCCAGCGTATCAGCCACCATACTGTTAGGTATCCTGTTGTTCTTCGTTTTGGAAAAATTGCTGGTTTGGCGGCATTGCCACTCTCATGCCTGCGAAGCCCACGGTGAAGAATCACACACTCATCATGGCGGCGCTCAGCATGTGTCGACTCGGCCACACACCGCCGGTGTGTTTATTATTCTGGGTGACAGTATTCATAATTTTGTCGATGGTGTACTGATCGCTGCCGCCTTTTTGACCGACGTCCAACTGGGTATCGTCACCAGTCTGGCGGTCGCTGCCCATGAAATACCACAGGAAGTCGGCGATTTTGCCATATTGCTGCACAGCGGTTATACAAAAGCCAAGGCTTTGTTGTATAACGTCTTATCCAGCCTGGCTACAGTAGTCGGCGGACTGTTGGGCTGGTTAAGTCTGGGCGATTTGCACGGTATTTTGCCTTATTTTCTTAGCTTGGCCGCTTCCAGCTTTATTTACATCGCAGTGGCTGATCTTATCCCCACGCTGCATCAAAAAACCGATTTAAAAACCTCATTGCAACAGATCGGCTTTATTCTGGCCGGGGTGGCGCTTATCTGGATCATGCAAGATATCGCCCACCGTTTCGAAGCATAG